TATATTTAAGGCCGGTCAGCGTATATTCAAAAAACAATCCCGGAACAGTTTCAGTCCGTTGATAGCTTTGGGTTAAATAGTTTTCATCGAACTGATCATAAAGAAAACTAGCGCCGGTTTTGTACTTATGGTTGGTATTTCCAAAAATACTTTCAAATATTAAATTAGAATAAAAAGTTTTCTGGTTTCCCAAATAATTCCTGTTTCCGAAAAAACTGTCCTGCTGATGATAGGTGAACTGGTTCATCAAACCTATGCTTTGATAAGGTTTTCCCTTAAAAACATAACCTGTTTTATTCCAGATGTCGAACTTAGAAATGTCGATTCCAACACCATAGTAACTTTGCTGCGAACGGTCTGTATTTTTATCGAAATCGGTCTGACCTCCAAATCTTTCGTCTTTAACGAAACTGATTCCGAAATGCGTTCCCAAACCCGAGTGTTCCAAATCGTTGTAATTCAGTAGATAAGCTGCGTTGATCTGGTTACCTGTCGGTTGATCGAGGAAGCCGTCGTCGTTGGTGTCCATTTTGGCCAAAGTCGCGTTTCCGTGTAGCAGGACCGTTTGATTCCAGTGATCAGAAAGCGCGCTTGTGGAAGTAATGTTGGACTCAAATCTACCGTTGAGGTCGCCAAAAAAGTTGATTGCAGTTTCAGGCGTATCCTGAAGTTTTAAAAGTTCGGTGTTGATCTGGCCGGTGATGCTTTCATAGCCGTTCGTTACAGTGCTGCCACCTTTGGTAAGCTGAATTCCGCCGATCCACCTTCCTGGAATCAGATTCATTCCGTACGGCGCTGCCAACCCTCGGATTGAAGGCAGAAGTTCCTTAGTCAGCGAAGTGTATTTTTGATCCAATCCTAGCATTTTAAGCTGCTTGGTTCCGGTAACCGCGTTACTGAACGAAACGTCTACCGTGGCATTGGTTTCAAAACTTTCAGAGAGGTTGCAGCAGGCTGCTTTCAATAATTCCTTTGAGCTGATATTAAAAGTCAGGCCGGTTTCTTTTTTATTTAAAGCAGTTGCTTCGCCCAAACGGATGAGTTTCACTTCTTCAATCGACTTGTCGACGTGGTCGGCATGTTGCGTATGATCTTTACGCGCAGGGGTTTCTTCTTCATGATGTACCAACGGACTTTTAACGCCCAGCGGCAGCTCCCTGTCGTAAAGGCAGCAGTCGGGAAGTTGTTTGTACACCGCATCGGTTGCCTGGTATTTTTCGTTATCGTGACCTACATCTGCTATTTTCTTTAATATGGTATCAGCGGAAGTTTTCGCGGCATCAAACAGCAGGGTAACGGTCTGTGTATCGGTATTCCAGTCGGCGGCAGTGGCACCGGCGGTGTGCGCCGCTTTTTCAATTCTCGCCTTACATGACCCGCAGTTTCCGCGTACATAAAACTGATTGTCAGCTTTTTTAGGCAGATTTGCCACCTTCGTGTTTGCAGCAGGTGTTTCCGAAGTTTTAAGGAATGAGGGTTGCCGCTCGTACAGGCAGCATCCCGGAAGGTCATTGTACACCGCATCAGGAGCCGTAAATTGCTCGTTATCATGTCCCGCTTCGGCGATTTTTTTAAGAATTGCTTCAGGTGTGGTTTTTTCAGGGTCGAATTCCAGTGAAAGTTGTTGGGAGTCTGCACTCCAGTTGGCGTAGGTGGCACCGGTATTTTTGGCTGTGGTTTCAATTCTTTCTTTGCACATTCCACATTCTCCTTTAACTTTAAAAGTAGATTTGGTAATGGTTTGCGCTGATAGAGTTGTGGTAAGCAGAAGTGAAAAAGCCACCAGGCTTTTCAGTAATGATTTCATTTTTTAATTAAATTAATTTAGATAAAAGTGTGGCCGAATGAACGTACTTTCGGCTGTCTTCAATGAAAATTAACTTAATTTGGGCGGTTGCCAGATGCTGTGAATTTGTGAAGAGAAGAAAGAAACCTCGTATGAGAAAAGAAGAGCTTCTCCGGCAATTACAAGCGGTGTAGCTGAAAAAATATCCGTAGAAATGTAACTTGAAATTACCGGTACAGAACATGTGTGGCAATTCGCACAATCGTTTCCGCAATCGGATGTGCCTTTGTCCCTAGATGGTTTTTCTGAATGGCAGGCGTCGTCCGTTTTTGTATTGCAGCAGTCGTTGTTCTCTGATTTCTTTGTACAGCACTGCTCCACGATCTGTGCAGACAGTGTTTGGGTTGGAAGGATAAAAACACCCAATCCTAAAATAATGAGAAATATTCTTAAAGATTTCAACATGCAGCTGCAAAATTAATCAAATTTATTCTAATGATTATAAAAGGCTGCTAATTGTCAGGCTAAAACTGTTTTTCACAGGTATTAATTACAGATATTTTAATCCAGTTCAATAGGATTGTTGTTCTTTTTGGCTTCTTCATTCAGCCGTGCTTCGTTTTCTTTACGCTGGGCAGCGCTGGCTTGGGATCTCATTTCACCACCGGTACGTCCGCCTGAAGGTCTGAACGAGGTCGGATCTTTTTTGAATTTCTCAAGCTGTTTATTGTAAGCGGCCCGGTTTACCGCGATAACAGAGCCTCGCTGCTCCAAGGTTGGAATCGTAGCAATCTTCTTTGATTCTTTCAGATC
This window of the Flavobacteriaceae bacterium 3519-10 genome carries:
- a CDS encoding Probable Co/Zn/Cd efflux system membrane fusion protein, whose amino-acid sequence is MKSLLKSLVAFSLLLTTTLSAQTITKSTFKVKGECGMCKERIETTAKNTGATYANWSADSQQLSLEFDPEKTTPEAILKKIAEAGHDNEQFTAPDAVYNDLPGCCLYERQPSFLKTSETPAANTKVANLPKKADNQFYVRGNCGSCKARIEKAAHTAGATAADWNTDTQTVTLLFDAAKTSADTILKKIADVGHDNEKYQATDAVYKQLPDCCLYDRELPLGVKSPLVHHEEETPARKDHTQHADHVDKSIEEVKLIRLGEATALNKKETGLTFNISSKELLKAACCNLSESFETNATVDVSFSNAVTGTKQLKMLGLDQKYTSLTKELLPSIRGLAAPYGMNLIPGRWIGGIQLTKGGSTVTNGYESITGQINTELLKLQDTPETAINFFGDLNGRFESNITSTSALSDHWNQTVLLHGNATLAKMDTNDDGFLDQPTGNQINAAYLLNYNDLEHSGLGTHFGISFVKDERFGGQTDFDKNTDRSQQSYYGVGIDISKFDIWNKTGYVFKGKPYQSIGLMNQFTYHQQDSFFGNRNYLGNQKTFYSNLIFESIFGNTNHKYKTGASFLYDQFDENYLTQSYQRTETVPGLFFEYTLTGLKYTLVAGARTDFHNLAGTQFTPRVNFKYDLSPKTILRLSAGKGFRTANIFAENQQYFASNRQIEILANGGNIYGLKPEIAWNYGASLQQEFKLFGRKSTLVADFFRTDFQDQVLVDLDVSPNKMVFYNLDGKSYANSFQTQLDFTPAKNLEIRLAYKYYDVQADYLGGKREIPFMAKNRGFFNASYATDKNEKDAFWSFDTTLQLVGRQKLPHLDGNPSEFQLPEYSASFATLNAQISRNVNKNIRVYLGGENLTSYTQDQPILDAANPFGNYFDAGMVYAPIMPANVYLGLDVSF